In Lolium perenne isolate Kyuss_39 chromosome 5, Kyuss_2.0, whole genome shotgun sequence, the sequence AGCAAGTAGCACCAAGTATACTACTGCTAGTGGAAGTTGCCGTTATGGTAACCACACGTGAACCATTTCTGGACCATTTTCATAGCGACTACTTTTCAGCCGACATCTGTCGCCCTTTTCTCTTCATTGTTTTACTTCATTGATTAAGAACATGCTTGCTAGCTAGCTTGATTTGTTTGTTGTTAGTACGTATGAGAGATTTGATGTCTTCAAGTGTTCCTTAAACTTTATTAATACTGTGCTGAAATTAAAGAAATAATGCAAACTAAATAGTTGAGCTGGCCGGAGATAGTCGGTGGTGTCTCAGTGGTTCCATTTCCATAGCGAGGCATCATgtccgccgccgtctcctccgtGCTCCGAGGTcgcagcgggaggcggcggctCGAGGAGCAAACCCTCCGCAAGGTCGGCGTAGTAGGTGCCCAAGCCCATTTCCCCGGAAACGTGGAGCTCGAGCATGTCGCTGCCGAGGGCGGCGGACACCTCAGACGCTGCTgaaggctgggacgtcgccgatgAGCCGGCATTGTCCGCATACGGCGACGGGGCCAGCGCTGCGGAGGCGACCCCGTCGACCGGGACCGCCACCGCCGCGCCGCCAGTCTTCGTGGCCTCCTGGCGCAGGAACTTGACGACGGCCTCGATGGCGGCGCGCCGGACCTCGGCGAGATCCGAGAGGTTGGACGGCACGTCGAGCATCCACGCGGAGTCCGGGAAGTTGAGGCACGCGGCGGAGGAGGGGCCGTGCATCGCGAGCATGGCGGCGTCGTGCGCTCGCGCGGCGGCCTCGGCGGTGACGTGCGTGCCGAGCCAGAGCCGCTCGCCGCGCCTGCTGGGCACCcgaacctcgcacacccaccgccCGTTGCTGCCGCGGCGACGCACGCCGCGGTACACCGGGTGGCGGGTCTCCTTGAACTTGGTGCGCCCGGCGGGGCGCTTCGGCGTCGGCGACGTTGGCGAGAGCGGCATCCCCAGCTCctgcgaggacgacgaggaggccGGGGTCAGGCTATACTCGTTGCCCGTGTCCATTGCTGCGAGAGGTGGACAGGTGGTGGACTAGCTCTAGGCTCGAGCTGTGAGAGTGTTGCTACTTGCTACTAGTGGAGTTGTACGATGCTGGGCTCAGTAAATGAGTGGAGTGGCCGGAGTGTGGTTATTTATAGTTTTGTGCGACACGGTGAAAGACGAGGGTCCTGTTGCCCGTCGGCGCGGGGACAGCTCGCATTTTGCGGCGCTGGCCGCTCCCGATTCGACGCGTGGCGGGTGACTCCTCTGTGTCGACGTGTGGGGGGTTTGCAGCGTTAAGCAAAGAAAAAGAGCCCATATAGGTAGGATAGGAGCACGTTTCCTTTTCAAACCGCGTTCTGTGTTGGTCGGCTGGATGCAAGAAAGCTACGGCGATGGCGGACTTGCTTATTCGGGAGCCTTGGTGTATCCTATTTCAAGTATGAATCGTTTAGTTAGTTTTAGCACATTTTTTTATTCCGGATTGTTAATTTTGGGTTAGTCGGAAACTAAGTTACAACCCGATCAACTCGACGACCATTGGATTTGCATCGTGATTTGTACACACGAGAATTACACATGGATCTGTAATTGCACATGCATGCGTAATTGCATATCATTTTGCTCCAATTGCACGTGAATTACACATGAAATCAGATTGATCGGGAATTAAACCAAGTCTGGGTCGACCGGGAAT encodes:
- the LOC127298321 gene encoding dehydration-responsive element-binding protein 1H-like, with the translated sequence MDTGNEYSLTPASSSSSQELGMPLSPTSPTPKRPAGRTKFKETRHPVYRGVRRRGSNGRWVCEVRVPSRRGERLWLGTHVTAEAAARAHDAAMLAMHGPSSAACLNFPDSAWMLDVPSNLSDLAEVRRAAIEAVVKFLRQEATKTGGAAVAVPVDGVASAALAPSPYADNAGSSATSQPSAASEVSAALGSDMLELHVSGEMGLGTYYADLAEGLLLEPPPPAATSEHGGDGGGHDASLWKWNH